The Herbiconiux sp. SALV-R1 nucleotide sequence AGATTCTCCCACTGCACGGTGCCGCTGCTGAAGAAGGAGAACGGGCCCTGGATGAGGTCTTGGGTGGGCGAGACGGCCGCGAGCGCCAGCCACACCAGCGGGCCGAGGCCGGCGATGAGCAGCAGCACGAAGACGACGACCTGCCCGATGGCGAGGGTGGCCCGCACCACCGGCCGCGAGCGGTCGGCGTCGGAGATGTTGGTGCGGGTCTCGGGGTCGGCGTTCTCGGCCCGGCGGCGGGCCCGGCCGCCGAGGGGGCGGATGCGAGGGGCTGCGGCGGTCATGAGCGGCTCCAACGGCGGGTGAGGAGGAGGTAGGCGACGGAGAAGATGCTGAGCACGACGGCGAGCAGCACGCTGAGCGCGGTGGCCGCGCCGTAGTCGACCCTGATGAAGGCGTAGTCGTAGACCGACATGAGCAGGGTCTTGGTGGCGTTCTGCGGCCCGCCCCCGGTGAACAGGAAGGGCTCGGTGAAGATCTGCATGGTGCCGATCACCTGCAGCAGCAGCATCGTACCGATGATGCCGCGCATCTGCGGGAGGGTGATGTGCCACACCCGCTTCCAGATGCCGGCGCCGTCGAGCTCGGCCGCCTCGTAGAGCTCGCTCGGAACACTGGTGAGCGCGGCGATGTAGATGATGACCGCAGAGCCGGCACCGGCCCAGGTGGTCTCGAGCACGATGGAGGGCATCGCCATGGCGGTGGAGTTGAGCCAGGGCAGCGGGCCGATGCCGACGAGCCCGAGGATCGAGTTGAAGACGCCGTCGGAGCTCGGCTCGTAGAAGAACTTCCAGAGCAGGATGGCGACGACCGGCGGCACCACGACGGGCAGGTAGGCGAGCCCGCTGAAGTACCAGCTCCTCTTGCGCAGCTCCGAGATGAACACGGCGAGCGCGAGCGGCACCGGGAAGCCGAAGAGCACGGCGAGCACCGTGTAGTAGACGGTGTTGAGCGCGGCCTGCGGGAGGCCCGGGTCGCTCAGCACGTAGGTGAAGTTGTCCCACCCCACCCACTCCGCGGTGCCACCCGGGATCGGGTTCTGCCAGCTCATGATGAGCGAGCTGACGATCGGCCCCCAGGAGAAGTAGAGGTAGACGAGGATCGCCGGGAGGGCGATGCCGAGCGCCACGAACCCGGGCCGGGCACGGCGCCAGCGCCGGGTGAGGGCGGGCACGTCACCCGCCCGGGGAACGGCGGTGCGACGCAGACGAAGCTGTTCGCTCATCGGGAACTCCTGTCGTGGTGGTGGAAGGGAGAGAGGGAGGCGGGCCCCACCACGAAGCCCGCCTCCCCGGTGCGTCAGCGACCGAGTCGCGACTGCACGTCCGACTGAGCCTGGCCGAGCAGGCCCGGGATGTCGGCGTTCTGGTCGGTGAGCACGGTCTGCACCACGGTGTCGAGTGCACCGTAGACCTCTTGCGCGTTGTTCACCGGCTCCGCCACGACCGGGATCTCGGTGGAGGCTGCCTGGTAGGGGGCGAAGTTGGCCGTGGGCACGTTGACGTAGTCGGCGATCCACTGGAAGTAGGTGTCGTACTCGTCGGAGTTCACCACAGGCAGACCGGGGAGACCGGTGACCGAGCCCGCTTCGTTCGACGCCTTCGCGGCGGCGACGGCGGTCTCCTCGTCGAGGTAGGGCTGCAGGTAGAAGAACTTGACCCACTTGACGGCGGCCTCCTTCTCCTCCTCGGTCGCCGACGGGTTGACGATCTGCACGGTGCCGCCGCTGAGGGTGCCGTTGACACCGTCGTTCTGCGGCATGCCGCCGATGCCGAAGTTCTCGGCCGGCAGCTTCAGATTCTGCACCACGGTGTAGTAGTAGTCGGATGCTCCGATGACCATGCCGATCTTGCCTGCGGCGAAGTCCTGACCCTGCGACTGCACGTCGTAGAGCGCGTTCTCGGGCAGGGTGCCGTCTTCCCAGCGCATGGCCTTGATGGTCTCGAGCGCGTCGGTCGACGGGGTGTCGTCGAAGGTCGCCTCGCTGCCGTCGGCGTTCTCGACGGTTCCGCCGTAGGAGTAGGTGATGCCGGTGAACTGCCAGCCACCGGTGTTGTTCGTGCTGAGCACCGAGAAGCCGGCGGCGCCGGTGGCCGCCTTGATGGCCTTGGCCGCCTCGCGCACCTCGTCCCACGTGGTGGGCGGGTTCTCGGGGTCGAGGCCCGCCTTGGTGAACAGGTCGCGGTTGTAGACCAGGCCGAAGGAGTAGGCGTTGGTCGGAATGGCGAAGGCCTGGCCGTCGCCGTTCTCGGCGAGCTTCAGGATGGTCGGGTTGAGCGAGTCGTAGAGGTCTTCGGCCTTGAGGGCGTCGGTGAGGTCGGCAGCCTGACCGCGGGCGATGAGGCCCTGCGGCTCGGTGAGCGGCACGCTCATGACGTCGGGCAGGCTGCCGCCGGCGGCGAGCGCCTGGAAGGTGGTGGCGTCGTAGCCGGTCTCGACGGGGTCGAGGTCGATGTCGGGGTTGGCCTCTTCGAACGCGGCGACGCGGTCGTCGAAGTACTGACGGTCTTCGGGACGGTCGGCGCTCGGCCGGTCGCCGATCTGGATCACGACCTTGCCGTCGGACTCGGCGGACGTGCCGCTCGAGCACCCGACGAGGGTGGCCGCGGCGAGACCGCCGAGGGCGAGGAGAGCCGCTGCTGAGCGGATGCGTTTCGTCATTGAAACTCCTTGGGGAGGATCTGAGGATGAGGACGGGGGTGCAGGGAAGAAAATCGCTTTCCCTGATCGATGTCTACCACCGAACGGGCCGCTCGTCAAAACCCGAATGAAGAAATTCCGCCGAATGATGCGGAAATGTGGTCAACGCCGGTTTCTGAAGAACCGTTTGACACCGGCACGGCGCTGTCCTGAGAATGTCCCACAAGGAAAACGCTTTTCCTACATCGACAACTCGACGAGGAGACAACAGGTGTCAGGTCATCCCCCGCCCTTCCCCCGCCGCCGCGCCCGGCGCGCCCTGGCGGTGATCGCCACGGCAGCCCTCGCAGGGGTCGCCCTGCTGGCGCCCGCCACCGCAGCATCCGCAGCCACGACCGACCTCGGCGTCGAGTCGGCCGACGGCTGGTCGGGGGTGAGCTTCGACGGCACCACCGGCAGCGGCGTGCCCGCGGCCGTCTCGGCCGACTCCCACTCGGGCGCTGCGGCGCTCGCCATCGATCTCGACACCGCCGCGGTGACCGACGCCGGATGGGAGATGGCCTACCGCCCGCTCTCCGGAGTCGAGGTCGACTCGCTCAGCTTCTGGGTGAAGACGGTCAACGTCTCGAGCCTCGGGGTGCAACTGGTCGACAGCACCGGCCAGACGCACCAGACCTTCCTTCCCGTTCCCGCATCCGACGGCTGGCAGGAGATCACCCTCGCCTCGCCGGCCGGCGAGGAGCAGCACGGCTCGTGGGGCGGCGCCGCCGACGGCGTCTGGCACGGCCCGGCCCAGCAGCTCGGCTTCGTGCTGAACGCCTTCGCGCGCACCGACACCTCGGTGCCCACGGCGACCCTGCTCGTCGACGACATCGTCGCGCACGCCGCCGACCAGGCGTCGTCGTTCACCCTCGGCCAGAGCACGGTGGGCAACGTGTTCACCCCAGGCGAGCCGACCGCGTTCCCGTACACCACGACCGCCGACCGGCTCGACTGGCGGGTGACCGACGCCTCGGGCGCCGTCGTCTCGTCGGGCGAGCACCAGGTGGCGGGCGGCACCGGCTCGCTCGACATCGACGGTCTCGACCTCGGCTGGTACGCGCTCGCCGTCGACGCCTGGGAGGGCGACACGGTGATCGGTCACCAGGAGACCACCTTCGCCCGGCTCGCGGAGCCGCTGCCGAGCGACGAATCGGCCGAAGGCCGCTTCGCCGCCGCCACGCACTACGGCCAGAGCTGGAGCCCCGACAGCATGCAGCTGCTCGCCGAGGGCGGCTTCGCCCAGCTGCGCGACGAGGTCTACTGGAGCGAGGTCGAGACCGAGCCCGGCGTCTACGACTGGGCCCGGCCGCGCGCCGAGTTCCTCGACCAGGCCGACGACTTGGGTGTCGCCCCGCTGCTGCTGGCCGGTTACGGCAACCCGCTCTACGACTCGGGCAACGGCCCGGTGAGCGACGAGGCGGTCGCCGCCTACTCCTCCTACGCCGCGGCGATGGCGAGCGAGTTCCAGGGCAGCGCCTCGGGCATCGAGCTGTGGAACGAGTGGGACCTCGGTCTCGGCGGCAACACCAACGTCTCGGCTGC carries:
- a CDS encoding carbohydrate ABC transporter permease; translated protein: MSEQLRLRRTAVPRAGDVPALTRRWRRARPGFVALGIALPAILVYLYFSWGPIVSSLIMSWQNPIPGGTAEWVGWDNFTYVLSDPGLPQAALNTVYYTVLAVLFGFPVPLALAVFISELRKRSWYFSGLAYLPVVVPPVVAILLWKFFYEPSSDGVFNSILGLVGIGPLPWLNSTAMAMPSIVLETTWAGAGSAVIIYIAALTSVPSELYEAAELDGAGIWKRVWHITLPQMRGIIGTMLLLQVIGTMQIFTEPFLFTGGGPQNATKTLLMSVYDYAFIRVDYGAATALSVLLAVVLSIFSVAYLLLTRRWSRS
- a CDS encoding extracellular solute-binding protein, whose product is MTKRIRSAAALLALGGLAAATLVGCSSGTSAESDGKVVIQIGDRPSADRPEDRQYFDDRVAAFEEANPDIDLDPVETGYDATTFQALAAGGSLPDVMSVPLTEPQGLIARGQAADLTDALKAEDLYDSLNPTILKLAENGDGQAFAIPTNAYSFGLVYNRDLFTKAGLDPENPPTTWDEVREAAKAIKAATGAAGFSVLSTNNTGGWQFTGITYSYGGTVENADGSEATFDDTPSTDALETIKAMRWEDGTLPENALYDVQSQGQDFAAGKIGMVIGASDYYYTVVQNLKLPAENFGIGGMPQNDGVNGTLSGGTVQIVNPSATEEEKEAAVKWVKFFYLQPYLDEETAVAAAKASNEAGSVTGLPGLPVVNSDEYDTYFQWIADYVNVPTANFAPYQAASTEIPVVAEPVNNAQEVYGALDTVVQTVLTDQNADIPGLLGQAQSDVQSRLGR